The following coding sequences are from one Niveibacterium umoris window:
- a CDS encoding Gfo/Idh/MocA family protein, which yields MGATVKWGLLGAARIAERALIPAIRAAGGRIVALGCRDEARGKAFAQHHDIARVQTYLELVQDPEIDAVYIGLPNSAHLPWALAALAAGKHVLCEKPLTLNANQVAQLQAAQRIHGRVAMEAFMYRFHPVIERLHTLVRDGAIGPVRLMRGAFAFILDKPDDPRWDPALGGGALYDVGCYPIDLMRHLTGELPDVLAAQASYTDRGVDHAVSALMNFGDVHAHMDCGFTLPFHQSFEVIGSHGALRIDHPFLNTHVETALTVGNDVERFPPTDAYLLMVAHFQRVIRLEEPQRYPLDDSRAQAEAIDRVFLALEPQPSGGI from the coding sequence ATGGGCGCGACTGTGAAGTGGGGGCTTCTGGGTGCGGCGCGGATTGCCGAACGTGCGCTGATTCCGGCCATCCGGGCCGCTGGCGGGCGCATTGTTGCGCTGGGGTGCCGCGACGAAGCGCGCGGCAAGGCTTTCGCACAGCATCACGACATCGCGCGCGTGCAAACCTATCTGGAACTGGTGCAGGACCCGGAGATCGACGCGGTCTATATCGGCCTGCCCAACTCGGCTCACTTGCCCTGGGCGCTGGCGGCGCTCGCCGCGGGCAAGCATGTGTTGTGCGAGAAGCCGCTGACGCTCAACGCGAACCAAGTGGCGCAACTGCAGGCCGCGCAACGGATTCACGGTCGCGTTGCGATGGAGGCCTTCATGTATCGCTTCCATCCGGTTATCGAGCGGCTGCATACGCTGGTGCGCGACGGTGCAATCGGCCCGGTGCGGTTGATGCGCGGGGCGTTCGCGTTCATCCTCGACAAGCCCGACGACCCGCGCTGGGATCCGGCACTGGGCGGTGGTGCGTTGTACGACGTGGGCTGCTACCCGATCGATCTGATGCGTCATCTCACCGGCGAGTTGCCCGACGTGCTGGCTGCGCAGGCGAGCTATACCGATCGTGGCGTCGACCATGCGGTCAGCGCTTTGATGAACTTCGGCGATGTGCACGCCCACATGGACTGCGGCTTTACGCTCCCGTTTCATCAGTCGTTCGAGGTGATCGGCAGCCATGGCGCGCTGCGTATCGATCACCCCTTCCTCAACACGCATGTCGAGACCGCCCTGACGGTGGGCAATGACGTCGAGCGTTTCCCTCCGACCGACGCGTACCTGCTGATGGTGGCGCACTTTCAGCGGGTTATCAGGCTCGAAGAGCCGCAGCGCTATCCGCTCGACGATTCACGCGCGCAAGCCGAGGCCATTGATCGCGTATTTCTTGCGCTGGAGCCACAACCGTCGGGCGGGATCTAG
- a CDS encoding rhomboid family intramembrane serine protease, whose amino-acid sequence MNEERFLDLLFGRISRPWVTYLLVAANLLVFAWLVLRSGSIMQINSQVLINYGALYGPAALTGQGWRVITAIFLHGGLMHIALNMFALWQVGAVGERLFGHRNFLLTYAGAGLLGSFLSLWWKPGVLSVGASGAIFGLYGALLAYLIFERRAVPHAILRELRTSTVAFIGFSLFAGVALPGIDNAAHVGGLVAGFVLGAGFAHPLDQRPGLGVWLRSLSGISAVLCLALMLWQGAQPAGEGFRRMALEQRQAALFAETDLELSQRVAALVAGLQQGKITREAALEQIENELLPGRELQLQMVTALPKTVPQREMLVAYQQARRNAVMALGKACATGESHWIEVAANQSLLADNVMLRIRLAQTQQGTRGRQ is encoded by the coding sequence TTGAACGAGGAACGCTTCCTGGATTTGCTGTTCGGCCGCATTTCGCGGCCCTGGGTCACCTACCTGCTGGTGGCTGCCAACCTGCTCGTATTTGCCTGGCTCGTGCTGCGCAGCGGTTCGATCATGCAGATCAACAGTCAGGTGCTGATCAACTACGGGGCGCTGTATGGCCCGGCTGCGTTGACCGGGCAGGGCTGGCGAGTGATCACCGCGATCTTCCTGCACGGCGGGCTGATGCATATCGCCCTCAACATGTTTGCCCTGTGGCAGGTCGGCGCCGTTGGTGAACGCCTGTTCGGCCACCGCAACTTCCTGCTGACCTACGCGGGTGCGGGACTGCTTGGCTCATTCCTGAGCCTGTGGTGGAAGCCGGGGGTGCTCAGCGTTGGTGCCTCCGGCGCGATTTTCGGCCTTTACGGCGCGCTGCTCGCTTACCTGATCTTCGAACGGCGCGCAGTGCCGCATGCAATCCTGCGGGAATTGCGTACCAGTACGGTGGCCTTCATCGGTTTCTCGCTGTTTGCCGGCGTCGCGTTGCCCGGTATCGACAACGCTGCGCACGTCGGCGGACTCGTCGCTGGTTTCGTACTCGGCGCCGGTTTCGCGCACCCGCTCGACCAAAGGCCGGGCCTTGGAGTCTGGCTACGCAGCCTGTCGGGCATCTCGGCAGTGCTCTGCCTTGCGCTGATGCTCTGGCAGGGCGCGCAACCGGCGGGCGAAGGCTTTCGGCGCATGGCGCTCGAGCAGCGTCAGGCCGCGTTGTTCGCCGAGACCGATCTGGAATTGTCGCAACGGGTGGCGGCGCTGGTCGCGGGTCTTCAGCAGGGTAAGATCACCCGCGAGGCGGCATTGGAACAGATCGAGAACGAACTTTTGCCGGGGCGCGAACTGCAGCTGCAGATGGTGACCGCGCTGCCGAAGACGGTGCCGCAGCGCGAGATGCTGGTCGCCTATCAGCAGGCGCGGCGCAATGCGGTGATGGCCTTGGGGAAGGCCTGCGCCACCGGTGAATCACATTGGATCGAGGTGGCCGCCAACCAGTCGTTACTGGCCGACAACGTGATGTTGCGGATTCGCCTCGCGCAGACACAACAGGGCACACGCGGCAGGCAGTAA
- the recR gene encoding recombination mediator RecR, protein MPAALEELIEALRVLPGVGPKSAQRMAYHLLQRDRNGAGRLGKALDAALAHIRHCSRCNTFTEAEICERCASPARDPHLLCVVEMPADLAMMEQTHAYRGMYYVLMGRVSPLDGIGPRELKLDRLLARATDGSVQEVILATNFTNEGEATAHYVGEMLRARGLKVSRIARGLPVGGELEHTDIGTITQALVERRVV, encoded by the coding sequence ATGCCTGCAGCACTTGAAGAACTGATCGAAGCGCTCCGCGTCCTTCCCGGCGTGGGGCCCAAGTCTGCGCAGCGCATGGCTTACCACCTGCTGCAGCGCGACCGCAACGGTGCCGGGCGGCTGGGCAAGGCGCTCGATGCGGCGCTGGCGCACATCCGGCACTGCAGCCGCTGCAACACCTTCACCGAGGCGGAGATCTGCGAGCGCTGCGCCAGCCCGGCGCGCGATCCGCATCTTTTATGCGTGGTCGAAATGCCGGCGGATCTGGCGATGATGGAGCAGACCCACGCCTACCGCGGCATGTACTACGTGCTGATGGGGCGTGTCTCGCCGCTCGATGGCATCGGGCCGCGCGAACTCAAGCTCGATCGCCTGCTCGCCCGCGCCACCGATGGCTCGGTGCAGGAAGTAATCCTCGCGACCAATTTCACCAACGAGGGTGAAGCCACCGCACACTACGTCGGCGAGATGCTGCGCGCGCGCGGGCTCAAGGTCAGCCGCATCGCGCGCGGCCTGCCGGTGGGCGGCGAACTCGAGCACACCGATATCGGCACGATCACGCAGGCGCTGGTCGAGCGTCGCGTGGTCTGA
- a CDS encoding YbaB/EbfC family nucleoid-associated protein yields MFKGGGMGNLAGLMKQAQQMQENMKKAQDALALIEVEGASGAGMVKVQMTCKYDVRRVTIDPSVMDDKEMLEDLVAAALNDAVRKVEATTQEKMAGFTAGLNLPPGMKLPF; encoded by the coding sequence ATGTTCAAGGGTGGTGGCATGGGCAATCTCGCCGGGCTGATGAAGCAAGCCCAGCAGATGCAGGAAAACATGAAGAAGGCGCAGGATGCCCTCGCGCTGATCGAGGTCGAAGGTGCGTCCGGCGCCGGCATGGTCAAGGTGCAGATGACCTGCAAGTACGACGTGCGTCGCGTGACGATCGACCCCTCGGTGATGGACGACAAGGAAATGCTTGAGGACCTCGTCGCCGCGGCCCTGAACGACGCCGTGCGCAAGGTCGAGGCGACCACGCAGGAGAAGATGGCCGGTTTCACCGCGGGCCTGAATTTGCCGCCGGGCATGAAACTGCCGTTCTGA
- the dnaX gene encoding DNA polymerase III subunit gamma/tau encodes MSYLVLARKWRPKSFDTLVGQEHVVRALSHALATGRLHHAWLFTGTRGVGKTTISRILAKALNCETGVTATPCGVCSSCQEIDAGRFVDYVEMDAASNRGVDDMASLLDKAAYAPTRGRYKVYMIDEVHQLTGHAFNAMLKTLEEPPAHMKFILATTDPQKIPVTVLSRCLQFNLKQMPPGHIVDHLSRILEQEGVPFEAGALRHLARGANGSMRDALSLLDQAIAHGAGRVEEQGVRDMLGSVGEDQLYALVEGLADQDLPAMLAVADEMQARSLSFEAALQAFASLLHRLALTQFAPQAITDTLERAQLEALAARFEPEFLQLAYQIAIHGRDDLPLAPDPYAGFTMTLLRLHAFRPEMPGEARAGGAAAPAGGAPRARPLPTTPQVRPTQAAAAPRAHPADPAAPRAATSAPAATPREPASDPEPEPAVTDESEQGAFEPAFDQGYEQVFEPDFAPPAPPPFAPPYSSAPQASPHPPASVPDRSAVAIDEARADWHAMVDAMRLGGLVRELAQQCELIGIDPALVRLRLPETHKHLASMQSTRDKLQEALSALLGRNVKAGIEIGAVASETPAQRNQVEKQRRHAEAVAALEADPFVREVIERFDATLVASSVKPLA; translated from the coding sequence ATGAGCTACTTGGTGCTGGCGCGCAAATGGCGCCCGAAAAGCTTCGACACCCTGGTCGGGCAGGAGCATGTGGTGCGCGCGCTGTCGCATGCGCTGGCCACTGGCCGGCTGCACCACGCATGGCTGTTCACCGGCACGCGCGGCGTCGGCAAGACCACGATCTCGCGCATCCTTGCCAAGGCCCTGAATTGCGAAACTGGCGTGACCGCCACCCCATGCGGGGTCTGCTCGTCGTGTCAGGAGATCGATGCCGGGCGTTTCGTCGATTACGTCGAGATGGATGCGGCGAGCAACCGCGGCGTGGACGATATGGCGTCGCTGCTCGACAAGGCGGCCTACGCCCCGACTCGTGGCCGCTACAAGGTCTACATGATCGACGAAGTGCACCAGCTCACCGGGCACGCCTTCAACGCGATGTTGAAGACGCTGGAAGAACCTCCGGCGCACATGAAATTCATCCTCGCCACCACCGATCCGCAAAAGATTCCGGTGACGGTGTTGTCGCGCTGCTTGCAGTTCAACCTCAAGCAGATGCCGCCGGGGCATATCGTCGATCACCTCTCGCGCATTCTTGAGCAAGAGGGCGTGCCCTTCGAGGCGGGCGCCTTGCGCCACCTCGCGCGCGGCGCCAACGGGTCGATGCGCGATGCGCTGTCGCTGCTCGATCAGGCGATCGCGCATGGCGCGGGGCGGGTCGAAGAGCAGGGCGTGCGCGACATGCTTGGGTCGGTCGGCGAGGATCAGCTCTACGCCCTGGTGGAAGGTCTGGCGGATCAGGATTTGCCCGCGATGCTGGCTGTGGCCGATGAGATGCAGGCGCGCAGCCTGAGTTTCGAGGCCGCACTGCAGGCCTTTGCAAGCTTGCTGCACCGTTTGGCGCTGACGCAGTTCGCTCCGCAAGCCATCACCGACACACTTGAGCGAGCGCAGTTGGAAGCGCTGGCCGCGCGTTTCGAGCCCGAATTCCTGCAACTGGCCTACCAGATTGCGATCCACGGTCGCGACGACCTGCCGCTTGCGCCGGACCCGTATGCCGGTTTCACGATGACGCTGCTGCGCCTGCATGCCTTCCGGCCAGAGATGCCGGGCGAGGCACGTGCGGGCGGCGCTGCTGCTCCCGCCGGTGGTGCCCCGCGGGCCCGCCCCTTGCCGACGACACCGCAGGTTCGACCAACGCAGGCTGCTGCAGCGCCTCGTGCGCATCCCGCCGACCCTGCGGCGCCGCGTGCGGCGACGTCGGCGCCGGCGGCGACACCGCGCGAACCCGCGTCCGATCCGGAGCCCGAGCCTGCGGTCACGGATGAGAGTGAGCAGGGCGCCTTTGAGCCTGCTTTCGATCAGGGTTACGAGCAGGTATTCGAGCCCGATTTTGCGCCGCCGGCCCCGCCGCCTTTCGCGCCACCGTATAGCAGTGCGCCGCAGGCGTCGCCCCACCCGCCCGCTTCTGTGCCTGATCGCAGTGCCGTGGCGATCGATGAGGCCCGCGCAGACTGGCATGCAATGGTCGATGCGATGCGGCTCGGTGGTCTGGTGCGCGAACTCGCGCAGCAATGCGAGTTGATCGGCATCGATCCCGCACTGGTTCGGCTGCGCTTGCCTGAGACGCACAAGCACCTGGCGAGCATGCAGAGCACGCGCGACAAGCTGCAGGAAGCGCTGTCGGCCTTGTTGGGCCGTAACGTCAAGGCGGGTATCGAGATCGGCGCTGTGGCCTCAGAAACACCTGCCCAGCGCAATCAGGTCGAGAAACAGAGACGCCACGCCGAGGCGGTCGCCGCGCTTGAAGCCGACCCCTTTGTGCGTGAAGTGATTGAAAGATTTGATGCGACACTCGTTGCCTCATCAGTGAAACCGCTCGCCTGA
- a CDS encoding GNAT family N-acetyltransferase → MDEVGAAQVLPWVKRGSVHLVCLAGEPVATYRLQPEDEVFWPDPADADALFLHRIAIARAHAGKGILAAIVAQAKREARAARRGWLRLDCASDRTGLRRAYEREGFLLRDERVCGAWHVARYESAV, encoded by the coding sequence ATGGATGAGGTCGGCGCCGCGCAGGTCCTGCCTTGGGTGAAGCGCGGTTCGGTGCACCTGGTTTGCCTTGCCGGCGAGCCGGTAGCGACCTACCGGCTGCAGCCTGAAGACGAAGTCTTCTGGCCTGATCCGGCCGACGCAGATGCGCTGTTTCTGCACCGGATCGCGATCGCGCGTGCCCATGCCGGCAAGGGCATTCTGGCGGCGATCGTTGCGCAGGCGAAACGCGAAGCCCGCGCTGCGCGCCGCGGCTGGCTGCGACTGGACTGTGCCAGCGACCGCACGGGTTTGCGCCGCGCCTACGAACGCGAAGGGTTCCTGCTGCGCGACGAACGCGTGTGCGGTGCGTGGCATGTGGCGCGTTACGAAAGCGCGGTCTGA
- the rlmB gene encoding 23S rRNA (guanosine(2251)-2'-O)-methyltransferase RlmB, translating into MAESRYIHGFHAISAKLRHDPEAVLEIYLDAKRADARAKDLIARAELAGVRLHPVDAQRLDGMAGTHRHQGVVAKVNAQQRALKVDDVLEGLTEPALLLVLDGVTDPHNLGAALRVADGAGAHAVIAPKDRSVGLNATAMKVASGAADTVPYITVTNLARTLRELQEAGIWCVGAAGEAEKDLYAIDQRGPVAWVLGAEGDGLRRLTRETCDELARIPMYGSVESLNVSVASGICLFEVRRQRAAGA; encoded by the coding sequence GTGGCTGAGTCCCGCTATATCCACGGCTTTCATGCGATCAGCGCAAAACTGCGGCACGACCCCGAGGCCGTGCTGGAAATCTACCTCGATGCCAAGCGCGCCGACGCACGCGCCAAGGACCTCATCGCTCGGGCGGAGCTTGCTGGTGTGCGGCTGCATCCGGTCGATGCTCAGCGGCTCGACGGCATGGCCGGCACGCACCGGCACCAGGGCGTGGTCGCCAAGGTGAACGCCCAGCAGCGTGCGCTGAAGGTGGATGACGTACTCGAAGGGCTGACTGAGCCGGCGCTGCTGCTGGTGCTCGACGGCGTGACCGATCCGCACAACCTCGGCGCTGCCTTACGCGTGGCCGACGGCGCCGGCGCGCATGCGGTGATCGCACCGAAAGACCGCTCGGTAGGCCTGAACGCTACCGCGATGAAGGTTGCCAGCGGCGCCGCGGATACCGTGCCGTACATCACCGTTACCAATCTCGCGCGCACCTTGCGCGAGTTGCAGGAGGCGGGTATCTGGTGCGTTGGTGCCGCCGGCGAGGCCGAGAAGGACCTTTACGCCATCGATCAGCGTGGGCCGGTCGCATGGGTGCTTGGCGCCGAAGGCGACGGCCTGCGTCGCTTGACCCGTGAGACCTGCGACGAGCTGGCGCGGATCCCGATGTACGGTTCGGTCGAGAGTCTCAACGTCTCTGTGGCGAGCGGCATCTGCCTGTTCGAGGTGCGCCGTCAGCGCGCGGCGGGAGCATGA
- the rnr gene encoding ribonuclease R yields the protein MSTTPRKRTRTREPIAEPVAPSVNETTQPETPPASTKPARRAKEKAVGTGAGLSKIRRADPFLDRELQNYETPLPSREYILQTLTEQGVPTTGEELATALDIKLEEEDVFARRLGAMERDGQLMRNRRGAYILPDKADLIRGRVEGHPDGYGFLRPEDGGDDLFLGPREMKEVLHGDRALVRVTGADWKGRREAKIVEVLERANERVVGRVVVEHGVHYVVAENRRINQEILLAREGRIKLPVAGQIVTVALVQQPTKNSQPIGKVVEVLGAYADPGMEIEIALRKHDLPFEFSKAAIAQAARIPDEVRESDLGGTREDIRALPLVTIDGETARDFDDAVFAEPQGKGWRLIVAIADVSHYVTDGSPLDKDAYERGNSVYFPRRVIPMLPEKLSNGLCSLNPHVDRLCMVCDMAISLTGKIQRYRFYPAVMHSKARLTYTKVAAALYEKDEAMRAELAPLLPQLEALDAVFQILLKARARRGAIDFETNETKMVFNDQGKIEKIVPESRNDAHRLIEECMLAANVCASEFLEFNEQPALYRIHAGPSAEKLEKLRTFLSEFGLDLGGGDDPATSDFARLIDRIRTRPDRQLLQTVMLRSLRQAMYSPDNVGHFGLAYDAYTHFTSPIRRYPDLLVHRAIKAVLARQQSRKKNKAAEALAELDLDEIGAHCSATERRADEATRDVEAWLKCFFMQDRIGEEFEGSVSAAVPFGIFVALDDVFIEGLVHISDLGADYFHFDDARHELVGERTGQRFRLADRVRVQLMRVDLESRKIDFRLVEATPAPTARRGKTARDASRDQRKAQAVVPPEDDDVELLSWRELQGVKAGVHDPLAADDGSRRRRAGGVPKSGNAPAASGGRRADGAPAKGGGRAPRKAATSQGAPARKKAAPGAKKAAPKGGPRKKGGRRG from the coding sequence TTGTCAACAACTCCAAGAAAGAGAACTCGGACGCGCGAGCCGATCGCCGAACCGGTCGCGCCGAGCGTCAATGAGACAACGCAGCCGGAAACCCCGCCTGCATCAACGAAACCGGCGCGTCGCGCCAAGGAAAAGGCCGTCGGGACGGGGGCGGGCTTAAGCAAAATCCGCCGTGCCGATCCTTTTCTCGATCGCGAACTGCAAAACTACGAAACGCCGCTCCCGAGCCGCGAGTACATCCTTCAGACGCTCACCGAGCAGGGCGTACCGACTACCGGCGAAGAACTTGCAACGGCGCTCGACATCAAGCTCGAAGAGGAAGATGTGTTCGCGCGTCGCCTCGGCGCGATGGAGCGCGACGGGCAGTTGATGCGTAACCGGCGCGGCGCCTACATCCTGCCGGACAAGGCGGATCTGATTCGTGGCCGAGTCGAGGGTCATCCGGACGGCTACGGCTTCCTGAGGCCCGAAGACGGCGGCGACGACCTCTTCCTCGGTCCGCGTGAAATGAAAGAAGTGCTGCACGGCGATCGTGCGCTGGTTCGCGTGACCGGCGCCGATTGGAAGGGCCGCCGTGAGGCCAAGATCGTGGAAGTGCTCGAACGTGCGAACGAACGTGTCGTCGGCCGTGTGGTGGTCGAGCACGGCGTGCATTACGTGGTGGCCGAGAACCGTCGCATCAACCAGGAAATCCTGCTGGCCCGCGAAGGCCGCATCAAGCTGCCGGTCGCCGGGCAGATCGTCACGGTCGCGCTGGTGCAGCAGCCGACCAAGAACAGCCAGCCGATCGGCAAGGTGGTCGAAGTGCTCGGTGCCTATGCCGACCCCGGCATGGAGATCGAGATCGCGCTGCGCAAGCACGACCTGCCGTTCGAGTTTTCCAAGGCTGCCATTGCGCAGGCCGCGCGCATTCCGGACGAGGTTCGCGAGAGCGACCTCGGCGGTACCCGCGAAGACATCCGTGCGTTGCCCCTGGTCACGATCGATGGCGAGACCGCGCGCGACTTCGACGACGCCGTCTTTGCCGAACCGCAGGGCAAGGGCTGGCGCCTGATCGTCGCGATTGCCGATGTCAGCCACTATGTCACCGACGGTAGTCCGCTCGATAAGGATGCCTACGAACGCGGCAACTCGGTCTACTTCCCGCGGCGCGTGATCCCGATGCTGCCGGAAAAGCTGTCGAACGGCCTTTGTTCACTGAACCCGCATGTCGACCGCCTGTGCATGGTCTGCGACATGGCGATCTCGCTCACCGGCAAGATCCAGCGCTACCGTTTCTACCCTGCGGTGATGCACTCGAAGGCGCGCCTCACCTACACCAAGGTGGCTGCCGCGCTGTACGAGAAGGACGAGGCGATGCGCGCCGAACTCGCGCCACTGCTGCCTCAGCTCGAAGCGCTCGACGCGGTTTTCCAGATCCTGCTCAAGGCGCGTGCGCGACGCGGCGCGATCGACTTCGAGACCAACGAAACGAAGATGGTCTTCAACGACCAGGGCAAGATCGAGAAGATCGTGCCGGAAAGCCGTAATGACGCGCACCGGTTGATTGAGGAGTGCATGCTCGCGGCCAACGTCTGCGCGTCCGAATTCCTCGAATTCAATGAGCAGCCGGCGCTGTACCGCATCCACGCCGGGCCCAGCGCTGAAAAGCTGGAAAAGCTGCGCACCTTCCTGTCCGAATTCGGGCTGGATCTGGGCGGCGGCGACGACCCGGCAACCTCCGACTTCGCGCGGCTGATCGACCGGATACGCACGCGGCCGGACCGCCAGTTGCTGCAGACGGTGATGCTGCGCTCGCTGCGCCAAGCGATGTACAGCCCGGACAACGTTGGCCACTTCGGTCTTGCCTACGACGCCTATACCCACTTCACCTCGCCGATCCGGCGCTATCCGGACCTGCTCGTGCATCGTGCGATCAAGGCGGTGCTCGCCCGTCAGCAGTCGCGCAAAAAGAACAAGGCCGCAGAAGCGCTCGCCGAGCTCGATCTTGATGAAATCGGCGCGCACTGTTCGGCGACCGAGCGCCGTGCGGACGAAGCGACACGCGACGTCGAAGCCTGGCTCAAGTGTTTCTTCATGCAGGATCGGATCGGCGAAGAGTTCGAGGGCAGTGTGTCGGCTGCCGTGCCCTTCGGCATCTTTGTTGCGCTCGACGATGTGTTCATCGAAGGCTTGGTCCACATCTCGGACCTGGGTGCCGATTACTTCCACTTCGACGATGCGCGCCACGAACTGGTGGGCGAACGTACGGGTCAGCGTTTCCGTCTGGCCGACCGCGTGCGGGTACAACTGATGCGTGTCGATCTGGAAAGCCGCAAGATTGACTTCCGCTTGGTTGAAGCCACGCCCGCGCCCACCGCGCGCCGCGGCAAGACTGCGCGTGATGCTTCGCGCGATCAGCGCAAGGCGCAGGCCGTAGTGCCGCCGGAAGACGATGACGTCGAGTTGCTTAGCTGGCGAGAATTGCAGGGCGTGAAGGCTGGCGTTCACGACCCGCTTGCGGCGGACGACGGATCGCGTCGCCGTCGCGCTGGCGGCGTACCGAAATCAGGGAATGCCCCTGCCGCTTCGGGTGGCCGCAGGGCGGATGGCGCGCCTGCGAAGGGCGGCGGCCGTGCGCCGCGCAAGGCCGCGACATCGCAAGGCGCACCTGCGCGCAAGAAGGCTGCACCTGGCGCGAAGAAGGCCGCGCCAAAGGGCGGCCCGCGCAAGAAGGGAGGCCGTCGTGGCTGA
- a CDS encoding adenylosuccinate synthase, with protein sequence MARNVVVVGTQWGDEGKGKVVDWLTDHAQGVVRFQGGHNAGHTLVIKGQKYALNLIPSGVMREGVRCYIGNGVVLNAEHLLYEIDKLEAGGVEVRSRLMVSEGCPLILPYHQKLDLAREARRGDAKIGTTGKGIGPTYEDKVARRALRVLDLFYPQLFADKLRENLDYHNFVLTKYFGGEAVDFQQTYDASMALADKVLPLVGDVSAALHAVNRRGENLLFEGAQGTLLDVDHGTYPYVTSSNCVAGAASPGAGVGPNMLHYILGITKAYTTRVGAGPFPSELPIEEEGCVGHHLSTVGHERGTVTGRVRRCGWFDAALLKRSIQINGVSGLCITKLDVLDGIDELQLCAGYRLDGKIVDLLPIGADRVARCEPIYETMPGWSEPTVGLKSYDALPANARAYLRRIEALCGVPVDMISTGPDREETIVLRHPFKG encoded by the coding sequence ATGGCAAGAAATGTTGTCGTCGTCGGCACCCAGTGGGGTGACGAAGGCAAGGGCAAGGTCGTCGACTGGCTCACAGACCACGCGCAAGGTGTTGTGCGTTTTCAGGGCGGCCACAACGCTGGTCACACGCTCGTCATCAAGGGCCAGAAGTACGCGCTCAACCTGATCCCGTCCGGGGTCATGCGTGAAGGCGTGCGTTGCTACATCGGCAACGGTGTCGTGTTGAATGCGGAGCACCTGCTGTACGAAATCGACAAGCTGGAAGCTGGCGGGGTCGAGGTGCGTTCGCGCCTGATGGTCAGCGAAGGCTGCCCGCTCATTCTGCCGTACCACCAGAAGCTCGATCTCGCGCGCGAAGCTCGACGCGGGGATGCGAAGATCGGCACGACCGGCAAGGGCATCGGACCGACCTACGAAGACAAGGTGGCGCGACGCGCGCTGCGCGTGCTCGACCTGTTTTACCCGCAACTCTTCGCCGACAAACTGCGCGAGAACCTCGACTACCACAACTTCGTTCTGACCAAGTATTTTGGAGGCGAAGCGGTCGACTTTCAGCAGACCTACGACGCGTCGATGGCGCTCGCCGACAAGGTGTTGCCGTTGGTGGGCGACGTGTCGGCTGCGCTGCATGCGGTGAACCGCCGCGGCGAGAACCTGCTGTTCGAAGGCGCGCAAGGCACCTTGCTGGATGTGGACCACGGCACCTATCCGTACGTGACCTCGAGCAACTGCGTGGCCGGCGCGGCATCGCCGGGCGCCGGCGTGGGTCCGAACATGCTGCATTACATTCTGGGCATCACCAAGGCCTATACCACGCGCGTCGGCGCAGGCCCGTTCCCGAGCGAGTTGCCGATCGAGGAAGAGGGCTGCGTGGGTCACCATCTTTCAACGGTGGGGCATGAGCGCGGCACGGTCACCGGCCGTGTGCGCCGTTGTGGCTGGTTCGACGCGGCGCTGCTGAAGCGTTCGATCCAGATCAACGGTGTGTCGGGCCTCTGCATCACCAAACTCGATGTGCTCGATGGCATCGATGAACTGCAGCTCTGTGCCGGATACCGGCTGGACGGCAAGATCGTCGATCTGCTACCGATCGGCGCGGACCGGGTGGCGCGTTGCGAACCGATCTATGAGACGATGCCCGGCTGGTCCGAGCCGACCGTTGGTTTGAAGTCGTACGATGCACTGCCGGCCAACGCCCGTGCGTACCTGCGCCGGATCGAAGCGCTTTGCGGCGTGCCGGTCGATATGATTTCGACCGGTCCAGATCGCGAGGAAACCATCGTGCTGCGCCACCCCTTCAAGGGCTGA